A window from Manduca sexta isolate Smith_Timp_Sample1 chromosome 24, JHU_Msex_v1.0, whole genome shotgun sequence encodes these proteins:
- the LOC115449739 gene encoding uncharacterized protein LOC115449739: protein MRDAGAAAHAWVRGALARRRVLVLQTPALLALHPHHPHHPHHPHHHPHLSTVAPLLGGRVYRVPHFGDALLQYALRLLSDDACQPHAYRKYYLATLSEVPTEVFPSVVPFRRYPLPGAAALLAQELAAAGGDAGADSGAAHALQQLERAALEFAAHVRAHPDYLDELLIT from the exons ATGCGCgacgcgggcgcggcggcgcacGCGTGGGTGCGCGGCGCGCtggcgcggcggcgcgtgctCGTGCTGCAGACGCCCGCGCTGCTCGCGCTGCACCCGCACCACCCGCACCACCCGCACCACCCGCACCACCACCCGCACCTCTCCA CCGTCGCGCCGCTGCTGGGCGGGCGCGTGTACCGCGTGCCACACTTCGGCGACGCGCTGTTGCAATACGCACTACGCCTGCTCTCTGACGACGCCTGCCAGCCGCACGCCTACCGCAAGTACTACCTCGCCAC GCTGTCGGAGGTACCGACGGAGGTGTTCCCGTCGGTGGTGCCGTTCCGGCGCTACCCGCTGCccggcgcggcggcgctgcTGGCGCAGGagctggcggcggcgggcggcgacgCGGGCGCGGACAGTGGCGCCGCGCATGCGCTGCAGCAGCTGGAGCGCGCGGCGCTGGAGTTCGCGGCGCACGTGCGCGCGCACCCCGACTACCTCGACGAACTGCTCATCACAtaa
- the LOC115450821 gene encoding LOW QUALITY PROTEIN: transportin-3 (The sequence of the model RefSeq protein was modified relative to this genomic sequence to represent the inferred CDS: inserted 2 bases in 1 codon; deleted 4 bases in 3 codons), with translation MMEPPSMDTVYQAIAALFDNPNASEKEKASLWLADVQKSIHSWKIADQLLQQKKDIHSCYFAAQTMRAKVQHNLSELPSEALVSLRDSLVAHLEQTSPETSSSILTQLCLALADLALQMQTWQNCVSDLIKSFSNKNDFALLEILTVLPQEIDSSSLKLGENRREDIKAELRSNAHIVTIFLKESITSSQNSHVALKVIKCMTSWLQVKSINIQEVPQNAVIGFCLQVLRDHNCINTLHDAASDCICALLHCLEENNNNDNIERLLFDSISALEESYHMAVAHEEDEKATNYARVFTELAETFLEXIIACTAGGNTHFAMRSLELALVCVGHHDYEVAEITFNLWYRLSEEVYQRDYQPLTDAFTPHIERLIEALARHCQCEPDHTHLPDETDEFYVFRMKVMGLIKDVVFIVGSSSVFRQMFAALQADISWEQTEAALFIMQSVAKNILPEEYEYVPKVVEAILSMPAGAHVGVRETCILLLGELCDWVERHSECLEPCLQFLIRALHDKRLANAAATALLNICKSCRAQASCHVSTLLQAGQLCDELDLPLQTSAAIMRALASAIGQLPPDQMSAAMCSAVGAQLAGLRAALDALGAASGGARAAGSGGGATRGSRLDPATWLDRTAALFRDVDAPTPSDPDQHPALQAFHDAWPLFEEVMEKLGGDGRVTERVCRALRFSVRCVRSGAAGLAPRLAATLQRLYCTHRPSAVLYVAGVLLDELAPRPHAVPHLVALLQALMPQAFQLLQQEHGLRDNPDTVDDLFRLCIRYLQRVPLEFLSSGAMPAVIQCAILATSLDHREANSSVMRFLYDFVRAANCSRPEKQQIKAVADELLNTYGQGLMYALMEASVIHLHAYMLSEVGEVVVELVRWQAGRADLLLAAVQRLQALPAHGARATDQQRWQFHQYALRAEKCKEMTRLLRDFAKLYR, from the exons ATGATGGAACCGCCGTCAATGGACACAGTGTACCAGGCTATCGCAGCTTTGTTCGATAACCCCAACGCAAGTGAAAAAGAAAAGGCTTCGTTATGGCTGGCAGACGTGCAGAAATCT ATCCATTCGTGGAAGATCGCGGACCAGCTGTTACAGCAGAAGAAAGACATACATTCGTGTTATTTCGCGGCGCAGACGATGCGGGCTAAGGTCCAACACAACCTGTCGGAGCTGCCGTCGGAGGCGCTGGTGTCCTTGCGCGACTCGCTAGTGGCTCACCTGGAGCAGACGTCGCCGGAGACCAGTTCGTCGATACTGACGCAGTTGTGCCTCGCGCTCGCCGATCTAGCCTTACAAATGCAGACGTGGCAAAACTGTGTTAGTGATCTTATAAAgtcattttctaataaaaatgacTTTGCATTATTAGAAATACTTACAGTGCTTCCACAAGAGATTGACTCGTCAAGTTTAAAACTTGGTGAGAACCGTAGAGAGGATATTAAAGCAGAGTTACGTTCAAATGCTCACATAGTTACTATATTCCTTAAAGAGAGCATCACTAGCTCTCAGAACAGTCATGTTGCATTAAAAGTGATAAAATGTATGACGTCTTGGCTGCAAGTGAAGTCCATCAACATTCAAGAGGTGCCG CAGAACGCAGTGATTGGATTCTGCTTGCAAGTTCTAAGGGATCACAACTGTATCAACACATTACATGATGCAGCATCCGACTGTATATGTGCACTACTACATTGTCTAGAAGagaataataacaatgataatataGAAAGACTGTTATTTGATAGTATATCC GCTTTAGAGGAGAGTTACCACATGGCCGTAGCTCATGAGGAGGATGAGAAGGCCACAAATTATGCAAGAGTATTCACTGAATTGGCTGaaacatttttaga aattatagCTTGCACAGCAGGTGGAAACACACACTTTGCCATGAGATCACTGGAGTTGGCACTGGTCTGTGTTGGACATCATGATTATGAG gTTGCAGAAATAACTTTCAACCTGTGGTATAGGTTGTCTGAGGAAGTGTATCAGAGAGATTACCAGCCTTTAACAGATGCATTTACGCCCCACATAGAGAGGTTGATAGAGGCTTTGGCAAGGCATTGTCAGTGCGAGCCAGACCACACACACTTACCTGACGAGACAGATGAGTTCtat GTATTTCGCATGAAAGTGATGGGCCTGATCAAGGATGTGGTGTTCATTGTGGGCTCGAGCTCCGTGTTCCGACAAATGTTCGCCGCACTACAGGCAGACATTTCCTGGGAACAGACAGAAGCAGCACTCTTCATCATGCAGTCAGTTGCAAAGAACATTTTACC GGAAGAATATGAGTATGTGCCTAAAGTGGTAGAAGCGATATTGTCTATGCCTGCCGGTGCCCACGTCGGCGTCCGCGAGACCTGCATACTGCTCCTGGGCGAGCTTTGCGACTGGGTGGAGCGGCATTCGGAGTGCCTCGAGCCGTGTCTGCAGTTCCTCATCAGGGCCCTCCATGACAAGCGGCTCGCTAATGCCGCTGCTACCGCTCTGCTG AATATCTGTAAGTCATGTCGCGCGCAGGCGTCGTGCCACGTATCCACGTTGCTGCAGGCCGGGCAGCTCTGCGACGAGCTGGACCTGCCGCTGCAGACTTCTGCTGCCATCATGAGGGCACTGGCTTCTGCTATAGGCCAGCTTCCGCCTGATCag ATGAGTGCAGCGATGTGTTCTGCAGTGGGCGCGCAGCTGGCCGGCCTGCGCGCTGCGCTCGACGCACTCGGGGCGGCCTCGGGCGGCGCGCGGGCCGCCGGCTCGGGGGGCGGCGCCACGCGCGGCTCCCGGCTCGACCCCGCCACGTGGCTCGACCGCACCGCCGCGCTGTTCCGCGACGTGGACGCGCCCACGCCCAGCGACCCCGACCAACACCCGGCGCTGCAAGCGTTCCACGACGCCTGGCCGCTCTTCGAAGAAGTCATGGAGAA GCTGGGCGGCGACGGGCGCGTGACGGAGCGCGTGTGCCGCGCGCTGCGGTTCAGCGTGCGCTGCGTGCGGTCGGGCGCGGCGGGGCTGGCGCCGCGGCTGGCGGCAACGCTGCAGCGGCTGTACTGCACGCACCGGCCCAGCGCCGTGCTGTACGTGGCGGGCGTGCTGCTGGACGAGCTGGCGCCGCGGCCGCATGCCGTGCCGCACCTGGTGGCGCTGCTGCAGGCGCTCATGCCGCAAGCCTTCCAGCTGCTGCAGCAGGAACACGGACTCAGGGACAACCCAGACACGGTCGACGACCTCTTCAGACTATGCATCAG GTACTTACAACGAGTCCCGCTAGAGTTCCTGTCTAGTGGCGCGATGCCTGCTGTGATCCAATGCGCTATCCTAGCGACTAGTCTTGACCACAGAGAGGCCAACTCCTCTGTCATGAGATTTCTTTATGACTTCGTGAGGGCCGCCAACTGCTCCAGGCCAGAGAAACAGCAGATTAAAG CGGTAGCCGACGAGCTGCTAAATACGTACGGCCAGGGA TTGATGTACGCGCTGATGGAGGCGTCCGTGATCCACCTGCACGCGTACATGCTGAGCGAGGTGGGCGAGGTGGTGGTGGAGCTGGTGCGGTGGCAGGCGGGCCGCGCCGACCTGCTGCTCGCAGCCGTGCAGCGGCTGCAGGCGCTACCGGCGCACGGCGCCCGCGCCACCGACCAGCAGCGCTGGCAGTTCCACCAGTACGCACTCAG GGCAGAAAAATGCAAGGAAATGACGAGACTACTCCGAGACTTCGCCAAATTATACCGATAA